The stretch of DNA TATTTTAAATTCCAATTTTTTGATGATGGAATTTATTATAAATTAGCAATCTATATAAATGAAAACCCAATGATTCCCGTTCCTAGTTTTCATGCGCAAGTTCATTTATCTTCAATAGTTTCAATATTAACTCAAATTTTAGGGCAAAAAGTAACTCCTGAATTTACATATTTTTCCCAAGATGTTGATGAAAATCTAATGGAATATCAAAAAATATTTGGAGAAAATATTTTTTTTTCAAAAGATGAAAATGCTATATTTTTTAAAATTGATAGATTAAATATTCCAGTGAAAAATCCAAACTCTTCAATGTTGGATTTTTTTGAAAATGAAGCAAAAAAAATTTTAGATGAATTAGAAATGCAATCTTGGTATGCAAAAGTTGAAAAAGAGATTTTAAAAAACATAGGAGAAAAGGAAGTAACAATAGATTTAATCTCTTCAAATCTTGGAACAACTCCCCGAACTTTACAAAACTATTTAAAAGCAGAATCAAAAACTTTTAGGGATGCTTTAAATAAAATAAGACAAAAATTAGCTCAGCATTATATAGAAAATACAAAAATGGATTTAGGAACAATCTCTTTTTTATTGGGATATAAAGAGCCCAGTTCCTTTTTTAGGGCATATAAAAAGTGGAATAAAAAAACTCCTAAACAAAGTAGTTAGAAGTTTAATTAAATTCTAACTCACAAACAACTTGTGCATGGTCACTATTTAGAAGTGAGCCATTTTGGTTTTTTTGTAAATGTTTATCAAAAACTTCATAAGAGCTGATTTTCCCAATACTATTTTTTTTATTTTTATCAAATAAACTTGACACAAAAATATAATCCAAAACATTTCCTTTTCCAGCAAAATAACTTGTTGGTGTTCTTTTTATCTCTTTTTGTTCAGGATGTGGATTGTAAACTCTTTTTTCAAAATAGTGGTAAGCATCAAGCATCAAATAATCATCTTTTTTAAAAGTTTCATCATGATATTTTTTATTACTTAAAGCTTCAATTGTTATTGAAAATTCTTTATCATTTAAATCTGTCATTAAAATAGCTGGATTTGATGTTCTTTTTATATCACTAAAAATAGAACTAGCTTCACAAAGTCTTTGTTTTAGAGATTTTGAATAATCTTCTTCTAAAGCTTTTTTTACTTTCTCTTTTTTTTCATTTAATGTGGCATCTTTTGTAAAAACATATTCAAATTCATTGTCTCTATTTGATTTTAAGTGGCAAACATATATATCTAACTCTTTCTGACTTGGCAGGGTTATAGTTGCTTTTATTGGCTCTCTTGCAAATTTAAAAAAACCATTTAAATGATGTTTTTTTAGTGCTGAAAAATCAATCTCAACTTTTTTTAGATTTTTAATTGGATATTTTGAAGCAAGTGCAACAATAGTGGTTGTATAAACTAACTCATTTTTTTTATCAGTTCTTGAACTATCAATTGTTTTAAAGTATTTAAAGCCCAATTCATTAAGTAAAGTTTTTAAAGCTTTTTTTGAGAAAACCTCTTGAAAACCTATAATATCACAGTTCATATCTGTAATTTGATTTTTTATCCAAGTTGTTTTTTCGCTCCATTGCTCAACTGTAAATTTTTCTTTTTTTGTATACCATGAATATGGCGGTTCAACGAATTGAAAAAGATTAAATGTTCCTACTCTTATTTTCATGTTTTTTTAAAGTATAAAAATACTATTTCTCCCTGATCTTTTTGCTTCATATAAACAATCATCAGCTTCTTTATACAAAGTGTCACTATCACTTATATCGACTCCCTCTTTTGAAACAATTCCTATTGAAATGGTTAAATATTTAGATATTTCACTTTTTTTATGTTCAATTTGAAGATTTTCAATTTCATTTTTTATTAGATTTGCAAATTCAATGGCTTTTTCTTTATCTAACGTTGTAATTATTCCAAACTCTTCTCCACCTAATCTAAAGGCAAAATCACTTCCTCTACTTGATTTTTTCTTCAAAAGATTAGCAACTCTTTCTAAAGCCAAATCACCTTTTTGATGACCGTAAGTATCATTGTATTGTTTAAAATAATCAATATCCATAATTAAAAAGGAGAAGTGATTATTTTCTCTTTTTGCTCTATTTATTTCTTCAACGATTTTAATATTAAAAAATCTTCTGTTATAAAGTTGAGTTAATTCATCTGTAATAGATAGATGTTCAATATGTTTTTTATCTGTAATATTTGTTCTAATTGCTGTAAAACCAACTAATTCTTCTTTTCTAAAAATAGGTTTTATTATGGCATATACCCAATACTCTCTACCATTTTTATCTTGGTTATGGATTTCACCTTTCCAAATATTACCATCAAGAAGTTTTTTCCACATATCTTCATAAAATTTTGTTGGAGTATCTGGATGCCTTACTAATTTATGAGTTTTCCCAATTAATTCTTCTTTTGTATAAGCTGAAATTTTACAAAATGCTTCACTTACATCTAATATAAAACCATCTTTATTTGTAGAAGAAATAATTATATTTTCATTAATAATTTGTATGTAATCTTGTAATTTTATTTCTGTTTCATTTTTATTTTCAAGGGTAATATTTAAATTATTTGCAAGAGAAACGAACTCTTTATAAGTTAAATTTTGAGTATCAATTTTTTTATTTTCCTTTGAAGCTTTTTCAAAAGATGAAATTAGATGATTTATATTTATATCTATAAATTTAAATATTTTTTTAGAAGTAAGATATAAACCTATAATTATCAAAACAAACATAATTGACATATAAATAAGTTGTTGATAAATCGTCTCTTTAAAAATAGCTTCTTTTCTTATTAACTCTTTTTCAACTTCATCTAAATATACTCCACAACCAATAATCCAGTTATATTTTTCATATTTCTTTACAAAAGATATTTTGTCATACTCTTTTGTTGTATTTATTTTTTTAAATTTATAAGAAAAAAATCCACCTTCTGGATTTTGTGCAACTTCTAGTTGTTGTTGAAAAATATTTTTATATGGATGAGTAGCTGGAATTTCTATTTTTCTTCCCTCAAAAACCAAAGTTTGTGCATCTATGGTATTAACAAAAAGATAATTATCTCCACTAAATTTAACACTAGAGATTAATTCTAACATTTCATTTTTAGCATAATTTCGAATATCATCTAAATATTCACCCATTCCAATATGCCAATTGTATGGTTCAAATAGCTCAACAAAAGATATTTTAGAATATTGTTTAGTATCTTGCGAATTTGGTTTTACAAAAGTATTTGCTAAAAAACCTTCTTTATTTTCTAAAGCAATTTTAGCTTGTAGTTGAACAATAAAATTATTGTTTTCATCTTTTAATTTCCAAACATCTTTATATGAATCAAGTTCTATCTTTTTATTAAAAAGTATAGCTCGACCCTTATTACTGTTTATAAAAAAATATGTTTTGTCATTTTCATAGTTTATATTATTTATGGCTCTTGCTATTAATAACTCTATTTCTTCTTGAGTTTTTGTATCTTTGTTTTCATTATAAATATTCATTGCTAAATTATTAGCTTGCCCAACTCTTTCTTTTAACTTTGCTTTTACTGAGTTTATTAATAACTCTTCTTTTTGTTCAATCAAGTTATAAACACTTAGAACTTCTCTTTTTATTTGTTCTTTTTTTAACTGAGTAAACTCTTCTCTAATGTGTACTTTATCGTTTTGAAAATTTTTATATTGAAAAATAATAGAGATACTAAATGCCAAAAAAGTAGATATAAAGGCTGTTGTGAAGATAACTCTTGTTATAAAATTTGATAATTGCAATTTGAATTCTTATATTGTATTTTAAGGAATAAGTATATCCAAAGATATTTCTTTTTCTCATTAAGGTTGCGTTAATATTCAATTCATAAATTGTTAAAATCCCCATGTCATACTTTCACATATCAAAAATAAAAGGATTGAAAATGACAACAAAAAATAAAGTAATATCAGGATTAGTTTTAAGTGTAATTTTAGCAAGTGGTTTATTTGCAGCTGCTGACATGGATAAAAGAGGTGAAGAAAAAAGAGGTGATTCTAAATGCATGATGAAAGATGACAAAATGCATAAAATGGATAATCAAAGAGGTGGAATGTTCCATATGTTTGGAGAGTTAAATTTAACAAGTGAACAAAAAACTAAATTAGAACAAATTATGCAAGATAGCAGAAAAAATATGAAATCTGAAGATGAAGCATTCTCAAAAGATGGATTTGACAAAGCTAAATATGTTCAGATTATGAGCGAAAAAAGGGATAATATGTTAAAATCTCAAGCAGAAATTATTGAAAAATCTTATGCTGTTTTGACTCCTAAACAAAAAGAACAATTCAAAGTTCTTATGGATTTAAGAAAAGAAAAAATGAATCAAAAAATTGAAGAAAAAATTAAAGGGTAAATTTTGATTAAAATTGCAATGATTGAAGATGATTTAGAATTAGCTAGTGTTCTAACCCAATACTTAAAGCAATTTAATATGGAAGTTACCAACTACGAAGAGCCATTTTTGGCTCTTTCAAGTTTAAAAATCAATAAATTTGACCTTGTGATTTTAGATTTAACACTTCCTGGAATGGATGGATTAGATGTTTGTAAAGCAATAGTAAAAAATTTTGATATTCCAATTATTATTTCAAGTGCTAGAAGTGACATAACAGATAAAGTGACAGCTTTACAACTAGGAGCTGATGATTATTTACCAAAACCTTATGATCCAAGAGAACTTGAAATTAGGATAAAAACAATTTTACGAAGATTTAATCACTCAAATATTCAAGAAGAAATAATAAATAAAATATTTCTTTTAGATGAATCTAAAAAAGAGATAACTAAAAATGGAAAATATATCAAATTAACAGCAGCAGAATTTGAAGTTTTATCACTTTTATTAAAAAGAGAAGGTTTTATTATCTCAAGGGAAGATATATTTGATAATTCTGATTTATTAAATCAAGATTATGAAAGCTCAGGTTCACTTGCTGTTATAATAAATAGAATAAGACATAAAATCGAAGAAAATCCAAAAGAACCACAGTTCTTGCATACAATTAGAGGAATGGGATATAAATTTATACAATGAATAGACAATCAATATTTTTTACAATAAGCGTAAGTTTTATCATATCAATTTTTCTAGTAATAATCAGTTTTTTAATACTAATAACCCATGATTATAGAATGAAAGAAGGACAGCTTTTAGATAAATATATTCCTGTTACTAAAATGATAAATAGACAAGATGAAATAGGTTTTGATGAAGAATTTATTAAAAGTTTAGAGGAAATAAATTATAAACTTTTTATTCAAATGTCTCAAATTAACGCTGTAACATCTAATTCAAAAACTAAAATACTATTTGAAAGAACACATCCTAAACATGGAGATGTTTTTAAAATACTTAGTTTAGATGATATAAATTACATTTATATGAAGAAAAAAGGTGAAATTATTTTAATTCAAGATAATAACACAACAAATAGTAGTAGTCATATTTATATTATTTTAGTTTTTGCAATTTTATTTATTACTATTATTTTAGTTTATTTAATAACTTTTAGAAAATTAATGCCTTTAAAGATTTTAAAAGATAAAGTAAAAACTCTTGGTGATGAAAATTTTGATTTTGAATGTTGTAATACAAATGCCAAAGATGAAGTTTCACTTTTAGCAATAGAGTTTAAAAAATCTGCTTTAAAACTAAAAAGTGTAAAAGAAGCTAGAAATATTTTTATTAGAAATATTATGCATGAACTAAAAACTCCAATTACAAAAGGAAAATTTTTAACTCAATTAGAACAAAATGCTGAAAATAATGAAAAATTAAAATCAGTTTTTAATCGATTAGAATCTCTTATAAATGAATTTGCTTCAATAGAAGAGTTAATTTCTTCAAATAAAAATATAGAAAAAAGATTTTATTATTTAGATGATATTGTTGACAATGCCAAAGATATTTTGATGGTTGAAGATGAACATGTTATTTTGGAATATGAAAATAAAAAACTAGAAATAAACTTCAAACTTTTTTCAATTGCAGTTAAAAATTTAATAGATAATGCAATTAAATATTCTCCAAATAAAGAAGTATTTATAAAAACGGAAGGCGAAAATATCATTTTTGAAAATATAGGAAATGAACTAAAATTTCCATTAGAAAATTATTTCGAACCATTTTTTTCAAATGAAGATAAACAAAAAGATTCTTTTGGTTTAGGATTATATATAATTCATAATATTTTAAAAGCAAATAGTTATATTTTGGAGTATGAATATACAGATGGAATAAATAGATTTATATGCAAAAAGGGTGAATCATCTACGATATAGCAATTATTGGAGCAGGGGCAAGTGCCTTGATGTTAGCTTCAAATTTAGATAAAAAAAGATTTGATAATATTTGTCTTATAGACACAAATGCAAAAATTGGTTCAAAAATAAAAGTTTCTGGTGGAGCTAAATGTAATATTACAAATGAACTTGTAACTTCACATAATTATTTAGGTGATAGGGACTTTGTATCCAAACTTTTAGAAAAATTTTCAAAAAATGATTTATTGGCTTTTTTAAATAAAAACGGTGTAAACCCAAAAATAAATCCAAAAATAGTAAAAGGAACATATTTTTGTAACTCTAGTCAAGATGTTATTGATATGTTTACAAAACTTACAACCCATGTTAAAAAATATCTAAATACAACAGTTTTAGATGTGAATTTTGATAAACACTTTAAAATAAAAACTGATTCTAAATTAATAGAAGCAAAAAAAGTTGTAATTGCAAGTGGTGGATTATCATATCCAGTTTTAGGAGCTTCAAGTATAGCTTTTGATGTGGCAAAAAAGTTTGGACATAGTATTTCAAAACTAGAACCTGCACTTGTTGGATTTACTGTTCAAAAAGAGCAGTTTTGGTTTAAAAATCTTTCAGGTATTTCAATGCCAGTTTTTACTTTTATTGATGAAAAAAGTTTTGAAGGTTCACTTTTATTTGCCCATAAAGGATGTTCTGGACCTGTTATTTTAACAAGTTCTTTGTATTGGAAAAAAGGAAAAATGGCCATAGATTTTTTACCTAAACAAAGAATAGAAACATTTTTCCAAGGGAATAAAATAATCTCTTCAGCTTTGCCTCTTCCAAAAAGATTTATTCAAGAATTTTTAGCTTCAGTTGAAATAGAAGATAAAAGTGTTTCAAGTTTAAGTATTGAAGAAAAAGAGAAATTAAAATCATTAAAATATTATGAGTTTGCCCCAGCTGGGAACTTTGGATATACAAAAGCAGAAGTTACAAAAGGTGGAATAAATACTCAAGAAATAAATCATAATAGTTTTGAGAGTTTAAAACAAAAAGATTTATATTTTTTAGGTGAATGTTTAGACATAACAGGAGAACTTGGAGGATTTAATTTTCAGATTACATTTAGTGAAGCGATGGTCTGTGCAAGGGAATTAAATAAGTAAAAAAAGTTATTTTTATAAATAATTTATAAAATTTTAGATATTATCTTCTCTAATTCGCAAGGTATTAAAAAAGGTTATAAATGTTTTTTGGAAATAAAAATTTAGAAGAAAAAGTTACACTTTTATTAAACGAGATAGAAGACTTAAAAAATCAACTTCTTTTAAAAGATGAAGAAAAAGAAGAGATAAAAAATGACTTTTCTAAGCAATTAGAAAAAATGGCTACAAAGAATGAAAAAAAACTTGAAGTTTTTAAACAAATAGCTAGTCATTCTCAAGAAGAAGGTTTGGTTGTTTTTGATGACAAAAACCAATTATTTTTCTCAAATAACCTAGCTCGTACAAATATAAAAGATTTTAATGTTGTTTTAAATGCAGTTTTAGAAAACAATAGTCGTTTAATTATGGAAGATTGTGAAGCAAATGTGGTAATAAAAACTTATGAAAACTACAAAATTGTTTCATTAAGAAGAACTTCAATCCACGATAATAAAAATGGTGGTTTATTAGATAGACATAACAATAATATGACTAACTCTTTAAATAATACTCAAAAAACATATTTATCTTTACTTGATGAACTTCAAGAAATGGCAAAAGAATCAAAAGAAACAGCAACTGGTTCAACTCAAGGTTTAAATCTGATTAATGAAATAGTATCAGATACAAATAATTTACATAAAGAGATTGAAGTAGAAAATGAAGTTGTAAATTCATTGGTTTCAAAAAGTAAAGATATTGCACAAGTTATTAATATAATTCAAGAAATAGCATTTCAAACAAATATTCTTTCATTAAATGCAGCAGTAGAAGCTGCAACTGCTGGTGAAGCTGGAAAAGGATTTGCAGTAGTTGCAGCAGAAGTGCGAAATCTAGCAAATAGAAGTGCAGATGCAGCAAAACAAATCAAAGATGTTGTAAATTCTATTCAAAGTGAAACAGGAAAAATCAAAGATAGTTCTGAAACTGTAGCCTCAGTTGTAAATGAAACAAAATCAAGAATTGATATTTTAAGTAAACTAATGAATACTTTCCAAAAAAATTCAAACAGATCAGTTTATGAAGTTGAAAGTATTTCAAATAAAATCTTTATAAATCTTGCAAAACTTGACCACGTTATTTATAAAAACAATCTATATCAATTAATCTTTGGTGGAGAACATAACTTCAACGCAGTTGATCACCATAATTGTAGACTTGGAAAATGGTATGACACGGGACTTGGAAAAGAACAATTTAGTTTTGTTCCATCATATAAAGGTCTAGAAAAACATCACCATACCGTTCACCATGAAGCAAATTTATTAGCAAAAGAGTGTTCAGGACATAGTGTTTCTTGTTCTAAACAATTAATTGAAGACAAAATAGCATTAGTGGAAAATGGAAGCGAACAAGTATTTATTTATCTAGATAGAATTTTAGAAGAAAAAAATGATGTGCTTATGAAAGAAGCTGCAAATAAATTATTTGAACAAGGGAAATAGTATGAATAATGAAAAATATTCTATTGCAATTATAGATGATGAAACAGAAATTTTAAATGTTTTAAGTAGATTTTTATCAAGAAATCCAGATTTTTCAGTTACAACTTATTCTAATCCAATTACAGCTTTAAGTGCTTTGGGAAATTCAAAAGCAGATATAGTTCTTTTAGATATTATGATGCCACAAATGAATGGTTTAGAAGTTTTAGAAAAACTAAAAGCAAAAGATTTAGAACAAAAAGTAATCATGATGACAGCATATTCAACTTTAGATAAAGTGTTAAAATCTCATAAAGAGGGCGCAACAAATTATGTAATGAAACCTTTTGATTCTTTACAATCTTTAGAAAAGAAAATATTAGAAGTTTTAAAGTCATAAAACAATGAATGATAAAAGCCTTGGTGTTAGGTATTTTTTTTATTTCCTAACTTCGCTTTTTGTTTTAATATTTATTATAAATATATTTAAAGAAGATGAAATTCAATACTCTTTGGAAAACTATAAAAAGTTTGTACATAAAGAGTATTTAAAATATTCTAATGAATATAAAAATAGCTCTGAACTTATATATTTTAATGAGTTTGTAAAAAATAAACAACTTATTAAAACTTTCAAAAATATCAATAACACAAATCTTAACGAAGCCAAAAAAGAGATTTATAATCATCTAAAAGATAGTTATCTTTTTTATAAAACCTTAGATGTAAATGACATAAGTTTTTATTCCTCTTCAAATAAACTTTTGTTAAGTATGCAAGAAAATTTTGTAGATGATAGTTCAAAAATTGTAGCAGAGGTTATTTTAAACAAAAAAGAGTTAAGTAGTTTTAAAATAGTTGATGATAACTATTTTTTAATATTTTCAAAACCTATATTTGATGAGAATTTGAACTTTTTAGGTGTTATAAATATAGAGTTTAATTTTGCTACTTTAATTAAAAAACTAGAATACAACAATGAATTTTCATTTTCAATGATAATTTCAAATCAAATCAAACTTAATAAAAGTTTTTATTTTAATTTAACAGACTCACAAAAAAGTTTACTAATTGATAATATCAATAAATCAAAAGATTTTTCTTTAATTACAAAAAATCATGCTATTGATTTTCCTGTAGTTTTTATTCCTGTATTAAAATCACTTACAAATGAAAATAGTTTATATTTAGTGGCTTTTAATTCAAATAAGAATTCAAATATAGGAAAAATTGAAAAGTACTTTGATGTTTTATTTGTAATAGTTACTTTTTTGATTTTTATCATATTTTATTTCTCTTTTAAAGTAAAATATTTTAAAACACAAAAATTAATTATTGATAAAAAGTATCAAGAATTACACACTCAAATTGATGATAATGTAATAAAAGTTGAAACAGATTTAGAAGGAATTATAACTTATGCTTCAAAACCATTTTGCAAAATCTCTGGTTATTCACATAAAGAGTTATTAGGCAGAAATGTAAATCTTTTAAAACATTCTAATATTTCAAGTGTATTTTTTGAAAAACTTTGGAATGAATTACAAACAAATAAAATTTGGGAAGGCGAAATAAAAAACCAAGATAGATATGGGAATTCTTATTGGATAAAAGGTGTAATCTTTCCTAAATATGATTATGAAAATAAAGTTATAGGTTACATCTCAATTCGATCAAACATAACAGATACTAAACAGTTAGAAAAAATAAATAAGCTTTTAAAAGAGGATTTATCAAATAAGTTAAATGAGATAAGAATGAAAGATAAAACTTTGGTTGATAGTACAAAAGTACAATTAATGTCAAAAATTATAGATTCATTAGGGCATCAATGGAAACAACCGATTTTAAATATATCTTCGTTAATTTATAACTTAAAAGTGATTATAAAAAATGAAGAAAATAGTAAAGATAAATTAGAATTAATTCAACAAACAGAGTTTGAGTTGAAAAATTTATCTGAAGTATTAAATGAAATAAAATATCTTTTCCAACAAAATCAAAAGAAAAAATCAAATTTAACAGATGTTATAAAAGAGTCAATTTTAGCTACTCAAGAAGAACTTCAAGCAAATAATATAAAAATTAAATATGATTTAGAAAGTGAAATTTCTACAATTATCTCTTTTAACGAACTAAAAAATATCATATTTAATATGATTAAAAATTGTATAGAACAAAAAAAGTTAAATAATCAAGATGAAGTTTCTATGATAATTAATGTCATAAAAGAAGATGATTTATTGATAAAAATTGAAGATAACCTCAAAGGTGAAAATAAAAAAATAGATGAAAATAGACACTCAAATAGTTATTTATATTTAGTAAAACTTTTTGTTGAAAAAAATAAAGGTCTTTTTTGGTTTGAAAATACAAACTATAATACGACATATTATATAAAACTAAAAAGTGAAAATATATAAAATGAGAGTTTCATTCTACATCAAACTTTTTTTAGCATTTATTGTTTTTGCTATTTTATTATTAGGTTTTTCTTCTTTTGCTTTTAATAATTTTTATAAATTACATAATCAAAAGAAAGAAAAAGAAAATATAATAAATATTTTAAAACATCAAGAAAATAGTTTTAAGAGCTATGTAAAATCCTTTGATGAAAAGCTTTTTTTATTAAGTCAGAAGAATTTCTTAGAAATACAAGATAAAGAAAAAGCACTAGATTTATTTAAAAAAATACTTTTTAATAATGAAAATATTCTTGAATTTAAAGTTGTTTCTTTAGATGCCCAAGAGATAATAAAAGTTACAAATAATTCGGGAAATATAAAAATCATTAAAGATGAAAAACTTCAAAATATTTATTCAAATTCTTATTATAAAGATATTAGAACTTTAAAAGAACAAGAAATTTGGCATGTTAATTCAGATTTAGAAAAACCAAATATAATTAACTTTATTTTAAGAGAAAAAAATTATTTTCTAATTTTAAAAGTTGATTTTAGTAATTTTTTTGCAAATATTTACAATAACTTTGACAAAAAAACTTTAGTAATTTCAGATAATAATAGTGTAGTAAATGGCGAAAATAAAAACTTTGAAATTTATAAAAATGAATTAAATAATATAAAAAAAGATGATGCCTATTTGACAAATGAGTTTATATCGAAAAAAACTTATTTGAACGAAAATAAATATTTTATTTTTATTGTAAATATAGAACAAGAAGTAAATAATAATTATTTTCAAGAATATTATAAATCTATAATCATTATTGGTTTAATTTTATCAGTAATATTATCCCTGCTTTTTTCTAAACCAATAGCAAAGTTAAATAAAAAAATTGAAGATGAAAATAAAAATCTGGATTTAAGTATTAAAAAAAGTTTTATAGAACTAAATGAAAATCAAAAAGTTATTGATAAACATATTATGTTTATTCGAATGAGTAAAAACAATGTCATTTTAGAAGTTAGTTCAGCTTTTTGCTATTTTCTAGGTTTTTCAAAAGGTGAATTAATCGGACATGATTATAAAATGTTAATTCATAAAGATACAAAAAAGAAAGAGTATATAAAACTTTGGAAATTTGTAAAAGAGGGGAAATCTTATGTTGGTGAAATAAAAGGAATCAAAAAAGATGGAGAATCTTTTTGGGTTGATTTATTTGTTGAACCAAATTTTGATAATTTAAAACAAATAGTTGGTTATACAATAATCACTTATGATACAACTAATAAGAAAAAAATCGAAGATTTATATAAAAATATAAATAATCAAGTTGAACAATATAATGCAATTTTTGAAAATGTAAATAGTGGTATTGCATTGATTGATTTAGAAGGAAATTTTAAAAAAATAAATAGTACTTTTTCTAAATTTTTAAAATATAAAGATGAAGAGTTATTTGAAATGAAATGTATTGATATTGTTCCTGAAAATTCAAAAGAACTTTTGTCAAAAATATTAAAAGAAGCCAGAGAAATAGGAACTATTTCAAATATTGAAAAGATTTTTGTAAAAAAATATGGAACATTAATTCATCTTGAACTATCTTTAAGTCTTTTATCCGATAAAAAACATTTTGTATTTGTGGTTAACTCTTTGGAAGATAAAAGAAAATTACAAGAATTAAATCAAAATCTTGAGTTACGAATAAATCAAGAAGTAGAAAAAAGTATCCAAAAAGATAAGATTCACCAACAAGAGCAAATAAAAAATGCAAAATTAACTTCAATTGGTTCATTAGCTGCTGGAATTGCCCATGAAA from Arcobacter suis CECT 7833 encodes:
- a CDS encoding aminoacetone oxidase family FAD-binding enzyme, translated to MLASNLDKKRFDNICLIDTNAKIGSKIKVSGGAKCNITNELVTSHNYLGDRDFVSKLLEKFSKNDLLAFLNKNGVNPKINPKIVKGTYFCNSSQDVIDMFTKLTTHVKKYLNTTVLDVNFDKHFKIKTDSKLIEAKKVVIASGGLSYPVLGASSIAFDVAKKFGHSISKLEPALVGFTVQKEQFWFKNLSGISMPVFTFIDEKSFEGSLLFAHKGCSGPVILTSSLYWKKGKMAIDFLPKQRIETFFQGNKIISSALPLPKRFIQEFLASVEIEDKSVSSLSIEEKEKLKSLKYYEFAPAGNFGYTKAEVTKGGINTQEINHNSFESLKQKDLYFLGECLDITGELGGFNFQITFSEAMVCARELNK
- a CDS encoding endonuclease/exonuclease/phosphatase family protein — protein: MKIRVGTFNLFQFVEPPYSWYTKKEKFTVEQWSEKTTWIKNQITDMNCDIIGFQEVFSKKALKTLLNELGFKYFKTIDSSRTDKKNELVYTTTIVALASKYPIKNLKKVEIDFSALKKHHLNGFFKFAREPIKATITLPSQKELDIYVCHLKSNRDNEFEYVFTKDATLNEKKEKVKKALEEDYSKSLKQRLCEASSIFSDIKRTSNPAILMTDLNDKEFSITIEALSNKKYHDETFKKDDYLMLDAYHYFEKRVYNPHPEQKEIKRTPTSYFAGKGNVLDYIFVSSLFDKNKKNSIGKISSYEVFDKHLQKNQNGSLLNSDHAQVVCELEFN
- a CDS encoding helix-turn-helix domain-containing protein, with protein sequence MAEVSSVTFHYVLKALEKTTNISIEKMLNEVELSPLVLSKHDGKIDSKKLSFIFRYCMKESNNPALALHIGQAVSYQSLGLLGYLLLNTSSLKQMIEKFNYYQKVISGYFKFQFFDDGIYYKLAIYINENPMIPVPSFHAQVHLSSIVSILTQILGQKVTPEFTYFSQDVDENLMEYQKIFGENIFFSKDENAIFFKIDRLNIPVKNPNSSMLDFFENEAKKILDELEMQSWYAKVEKEILKNIGEKEVTIDLISSNLGTTPRTLQNYLKAESKTFRDALNKIRQKLAQHYIENTKMDLGTISFLLGYKEPSSFFRAYKKWNKKTPKQSS
- a CDS encoding cache domain-containing protein, translated to MQLSNFITRVIFTTAFISTFLAFSISIIFQYKNFQNDKVHIREEFTQLKKEQIKREVLSVYNLIEQKEELLINSVKAKLKERVGQANNLAMNIYNENKDTKTQEEIELLIARAINNINYENDKTYFFINSNKGRAILFNKKIELDSYKDVWKLKDENNNFIVQLQAKIALENKEGFLANTFVKPNSQDTKQYSKISFVELFEPYNWHIGMGEYLDDIRNYAKNEMLELISSVKFSGDNYLFVNTIDAQTLVFEGRKIEIPATHPYKNIFQQQLEVAQNPEGGFFSYKFKKINTTKEYDKISFVKKYEKYNWIIGCGVYLDEVEKELIRKEAIFKETIYQQLIYMSIMFVLIIIGLYLTSKKIFKFIDININHLISSFEKASKENKKIDTQNLTYKEFVSLANNLNITLENKNETEIKLQDYIQIINENIIISSTNKDGFILDVSEAFCKISAYTKEELIGKTHKLVRHPDTPTKFYEDMWKKLLDGNIWKGEIHNQDKNGREYWVYAIIKPIFRKEELVGFTAIRTNITDKKHIEHLSITDELTQLYNRRFFNIKIVEEINRAKRENNHFSFLIMDIDYFKQYNDTYGHQKGDLALERVANLLKKKSSRGSDFAFRLGGEEFGIITTLDKEKAIEFANLIKNEIENLQIEHKKSEISKYLTISIGIVSKEGVDISDSDTLYKEADDCLYEAKRSGRNSIFIL
- a CDS encoding response regulator transcription factor encodes the protein MIKIAMIEDDLELASVLTQYLKQFNMEVTNYEEPFLALSSLKINKFDLVILDLTLPGMDGLDVCKAIVKNFDIPIIISSARSDITDKVTALQLGADDYLPKPYDPRELEIRIKTILRRFNHSNIQEEIINKIFLLDESKKEITKNGKYIKLTAAEFEVLSLLLKREGFIISREDIFDNSDLLNQDYESSGSLAVIINRIRHKIEENPKEPQFLHTIRGMGYKFIQ
- a CDS encoding Spy/CpxP family protein refolding chaperone, with amino-acid sequence MTTKNKVISGLVLSVILASGLFAAADMDKRGEEKRGDSKCMMKDDKMHKMDNQRGGMFHMFGELNLTSEQKTKLEQIMQDSRKNMKSEDEAFSKDGFDKAKYVQIMSEKRDNMLKSQAEIIEKSYAVLTPKQKEQFKVLMDLRKEKMNQKIEEKIKG
- a CDS encoding ArsS family sensor histidine kinase, translating into MNRQSIFFTISVSFIISIFLVIISFLILITHDYRMKEGQLLDKYIPVTKMINRQDEIGFDEEFIKSLEEINYKLFIQMSQINAVTSNSKTKILFERTHPKHGDVFKILSLDDINYIYMKKKGEIILIQDNNTTNSSSHIYIILVFAILFITIILVYLITFRKLMPLKILKDKVKTLGDENFDFECCNTNAKDEVSLLAIEFKKSALKLKSVKEARNIFIRNIMHELKTPITKGKFLTQLEQNAENNEKLKSVFNRLESLINEFASIEELISSNKNIEKRFYYLDDIVDNAKDILMVEDEHVILEYENKKLEINFKLFSIAVKNLIDNAIKYSPNKEVFIKTEGENIIFENIGNELKFPLENYFEPFFSNEDKQKDSFGLGLYIIHNILKANSYILEYEYTDGINRFICKKGESSTI